A single genomic interval of Stieleria maiorica harbors:
- a CDS encoding putative Ig domain-containing protein — translation MKTRRSRTASIRRIRLKRHLEKRRLRLEPLEERTLLAAFTDAGNNDTVSSAQLLFNDTSYTVNGRLDQVDLDFYTFYAKTGDNLKVTAAAVFNGAPPTEDKQFDPMVAIYDPSGSMVQQDDDGGGTQAIPWTAVSNYTATESGFWTVGVTDYPDFDFDGTIDSGPGLNTGKYQLKVEGVSKFEIDDSSVTAQYDNDSGNTTFGEYLPWVSLQNTFTVDLGNDLPDGFRLEYWFGGLKQDPVQKASGSGGVYTFSQDMGRLRPEHPSLTIQLVHSDSGSVFDEYTASVKFVDDLSYTLEFDGVAADELRLIGKEINEGEWPVKATIPTEIDFFDQYKLQDLSLRRKSKGAGTTTSTGLTAQGDGTFTGTFPIDLLTDTVKDGKDWEMALMGTVVTGNPKPFSRPIDVLVVSYPKWISLFTVDTAVYSEGWYDIAVNTSKWKLDVTPTVPPGEDGLIAGLVKGIETGASLDISLFVTASRKLGDSEKPEAELKSASVSTTLLGDRKTYTLDNQLVVASTLNDETLDVETFKISNRDPIKIADRIFPSFNQKFKLPSYLTDAFGYLGIDANLNLSGNSSPLTANVGLEMGKNQAGDFEWKSSGTYVEFMAGAFGQVTIGAGLSLLSLKNKGLTGIPVPDKGLLDVEVTGHLKAALAAKVRFEASGNLLKPTPTINKQKSGATLGVDWSINARGDAFFGLFEVFDKTFKSNGIEVIKLLGDADLKSNVTTMIKDGKGIAPGTKPSGVPQFLTPPSNLQQSTPISAVPPPIAPTAHVPTLQGSLRHLQIIPSTVSNVAVEIQSFADRADLTEGAHRLDVVLVGQSNELTLGSFDPAHQTYAPDANPLGYAAPIQNVSYPIDPASVDADEFYHVEFRYFADGDAGGEVVEYQVYAVDITIPESNYDLTAPLGSLDDSTLTFGPETGQSAVGTLLLTNTSDVALTVKQLELVGEGVEILSPADGPFIVEAGQAVALDLRLIDETQAADATLRIHSNAPGKTVYEVALVYDPAVPVDVTPPEMTALNLRSSAWESADPSLPVTGPFGAYGNLDQIEVVFSEAVDVVSDDARLVDATGSTVAVSAFHFAPTTFTATWTLANPLPAGHYSLEWNGEIHDRSSNALAPPEPTPLPIVPGDANGDRITNFEDYVIVSNHFGQDTDGALEGDFNGDGVTDFLDFVTLSNQFGTDQADLAVVNLAPVIESIDDQWMLDGQTLNLTFNAGDGNPSDTLTFSLTDAPIGATLNEQTGEFQFTAPTGQGFGEYPVTLRVTDDGQPVRWTEASFLIVTQPVNVAPVIDPVTPMSVEQGDPFLYRMTVSDGNEPFDTFTFSLDQAPEGATIDPETGSIRWEPGFDVPPGDVPFTVRVTDGLTPNLGDTLTFNVTLTEFNLPPTLDPIENVETDEGELVTFTATASDPNAGTALHFSLDGAPDGAFIDPKTGTFTWTPTEAQGAGDYYITVVVTDNGTQPRSDSDQLLVQVRELNVAPELAAIGTQSIEAGQTLSFLATATDVDVPENNLVYSLDAGAPDGVMIDPATGEIHWTPAFDQVGSYQITVRVTDDAASPLDDFETVSIEVTPETQPPLISAYLTESYRDPNTATDAGISGGVIDVSPIVEFGAAFGNPPIQSYVDLLDRLDLESEFYLDETILGNLNGAAIEEGTHTIHFRAVDSRGNTTLFEYTFTIDQTPPTLMLEIDPSYDSAPLGDLETNFESVTLIAHTEPFASVYLDTSLPIAIADEFGIIRYEDFRLELGQRDFQSFLEDVAGNTAEIAISITRITDNGCVGPDGFGYQACATTPEFIDISSTGTSVLAGAHLDSVELTSVDLAGFQFEFYGVPVDNLFINSNGLITFEEAYTEFYSGTWSGQQLFQDPNQSAIAPLWNDITVAGGVSSAVFWELVGTTGSRELIVQWEDVKIGYNYGRATFQAVLREQDHSIQFNYRTLTPGVSFDQLHDSTVGIKPPGSGLPPTLRLAYGSLPNELVAEGSSTLISVVQPDTIPPLVVVGLANDSGEDAFDSITNDATIEGGIYDFNPIVTVAAGLNTTVEAEFVDILGDLQPDGSFQLDLARLEQILGGSLEDGSHTLRLIAEDSLANRSEIAFSFVLDRVGPVISSLTLAQSSDSEPLGDGRTTFPFVELVGRTEPDAFVSLPSHPDPYGDSNEANSFGIARFYNILLQLGTNEIVFESTDLAGNVSQEVFAIERVPRASIGPNGFGYEAFTSSTSFVDISETGTLLNRSTIDSATALSPAELNGFEFEFYGTTYDSLYVSDNGLITFGSPNSNSFGSLFSTGMPSIAPLWDSLRVTFVAGSGLFYQVTGTEGEQELIVQWSDYQLGFDGGAITFQAILHEADGSIDFIYPDLETSGPGLAERNTAAGISIGVPFSYEEGALFLLQQQEGENEFVATGSSVRIALSEPDIFAPLVAASLSNDTGEYDFDGQTMDPSVSGFTLDSNDVVALRAGIDSLDTTTYTDITPYLQPDGSFALDAEAMELIFGSTIPDGIHFFYVTAEDVFGNVSDPSSVRFDLDTTASAPALNIVADFDTEPLGDLQTLALIVRMEGQWEPYSEVYVQEIDETFYLDDSGHFDFRAELAVGPNGFTTEFTDPAGNVGTQVTTVTRIPRTQFGPDDWGYEAHAVQPMFNDISATGTSILADADDEVHELTPTDLGGFQFTMYGSTFDAVFIDSNGIIKFGSHNFSQSQGNLRSTSFFGAPAIAPLWDDLAISGSPESALLWEVQGTPGNRDLIIQWNEVTYMGETGTITFQAVLHEADGSIDFNYLDIDSDGASSGGAEANVGINSDYVFDTDEIVQAFRTGLTPVFRDGPNEFAGSGLSTQIRLVNPDSVGPMMTVMLANDSNGYRGGNDGITNDSSVRGIVVDASGINVLRAGFNETLPIDFVDILSDLRADGSFLLDANRIDQILGSGLPDGVHTLHLYAEDALGNPAAFDLQFEFDTQAPIVTGLGLSAATDSFPLGDDQTTIPMVEIIGQSESFQYFIIEENGILGFADTDGNLQFSNVPIYPGQNEFTISATDNSGNTATYSITLTLVIAAGPDGFGYEAYTVPFNYYETGLSSFRRLSDGVDSYAEYDFAPHNFEFEFYGVTYDRIYVNADGFLSLEHPGAAAFNQPIISPLESAYVLDQEHPYEGTVNYGMIGEVGSRKAVIEWEDLWSVFNNSLEPVTFQVALHEADGTIEFNYKRMAHDDPSQTLFGDTFIKADGQQQSGESILTLREGGPPDQFVGSGKSILIVLPSSPPPPPAETWTPDTIEAPTTSAAEPRPDKQVPSGFVLDSPTRKRADRVAGEYAAGFDTFGESLRRNRPSNPLRSAGPVFARERAVDQVLSSANWRPEEASAAESLLEFVQLELEASFDPSAGQE, via the coding sequence ATGAAAACCCGCCGCAGCCGCACCGCTTCGATCCGACGAATTCGACTGAAACGTCACTTGGAGAAACGCCGGCTTCGATTGGAACCATTAGAAGAGCGGACGTTGCTGGCCGCGTTCACCGACGCAGGAAACAATGACACGGTTTCATCGGCGCAGTTGCTGTTCAATGACACCTCATACACCGTCAACGGACGTCTCGATCAGGTCGATCTCGACTTTTACACTTTCTACGCCAAGACCGGCGACAATCTTAAGGTGACCGCCGCGGCGGTCTTCAATGGCGCTCCCCCAACGGAGGACAAACAGTTTGACCCGATGGTCGCGATCTACGATCCATCCGGTTCGATGGTCCAGCAGGATGACGACGGCGGCGGGACCCAGGCCATTCCTTGGACTGCCGTGTCCAATTACACCGCGACTGAATCGGGGTTCTGGACGGTCGGGGTCACCGACTATCCCGACTTCGACTTCGACGGCACGATCGATAGCGGACCGGGGCTGAACACCGGCAAGTATCAACTGAAGGTCGAAGGGGTTTCAAAATTTGAAATTGACGACAGCAGTGTCACCGCTCAATACGACAACGATTCCGGAAACACAACGTTTGGTGAGTACCTGCCCTGGGTCAGTTTGCAGAACACCTTCACGGTTGATTTGGGGAATGACCTACCAGACGGCTTTCGCCTTGAATACTGGTTCGGCGGATTGAAACAGGATCCGGTTCAAAAAGCCAGTGGTAGTGGCGGCGTTTACACCTTCAGCCAGGACATGGGGCGATTGCGTCCGGAGCATCCCAGCCTAACGATCCAATTGGTCCACAGCGATTCCGGCAGTGTCTTTGACGAGTACACCGCGAGCGTGAAATTTGTCGACGATCTGAGTTACACGTTGGAGTTCGACGGAGTTGCGGCGGACGAATTGCGATTGATCGGTAAGGAAATCAATGAAGGCGAATGGCCCGTCAAAGCGACGATCCCGACCGAGATCGACTTCTTTGACCAATACAAGTTACAAGACTTGTCCCTGCGTCGAAAATCCAAAGGCGCCGGCACGACGACGTCGACCGGCTTGACCGCTCAGGGCGACGGCACGTTCACCGGTACGTTCCCCATTGATTTGCTGACGGACACCGTCAAGGATGGCAAGGACTGGGAAATGGCCTTGATGGGAACCGTCGTCACAGGAAATCCCAAGCCATTCTCCCGTCCTATCGACGTGTTGGTGGTCTCGTATCCCAAGTGGATCTCGCTCTTCACGGTTGATACCGCCGTGTACAGTGAGGGGTGGTATGACATCGCGGTGAACACTTCCAAATGGAAATTGGATGTGACACCGACAGTCCCGCCCGGTGAGGACGGATTGATTGCAGGATTAGTCAAGGGAATCGAAACTGGTGCCAGTCTCGACATTTCTCTCTTTGTTACGGCGTCTCGCAAGTTGGGAGATTCTGAAAAGCCGGAGGCAGAACTCAAAAGCGCCTCCGTATCCACCACGCTACTCGGTGACCGCAAAACCTATACGCTCGACAATCAACTGGTCGTTGCTTCGACCTTGAATGACGAAACACTGGACGTCGAAACGTTCAAGATATCCAATCGCGATCCGATCAAGATCGCCGACAGAATCTTTCCCTCGTTCAATCAAAAATTCAAACTGCCGTCCTACCTGACCGACGCCTTTGGTTATCTAGGCATCGATGCGAATTTAAATCTGAGCGGGAATTCGAGTCCGTTGACTGCGAATGTCGGCTTAGAAATGGGGAAAAACCAAGCCGGAGATTTTGAGTGGAAGAGTTCGGGCACCTATGTTGAGTTTATGGCCGGAGCCTTCGGGCAGGTCACCATTGGAGCCGGCCTCAGTCTATTGTCCCTGAAGAACAAAGGGCTCACAGGGATCCCGGTTCCGGATAAAGGGCTTTTGGATGTCGAGGTGACCGGCCATCTAAAAGCCGCTTTGGCAGCCAAAGTCAGATTTGAGGCATCCGGCAACCTGTTGAAACCCACACCCACGATCAACAAGCAGAAGTCGGGGGCGACCTTGGGTGTCGATTGGTCGATCAATGCGCGAGGTGATGCTTTTTTTGGTTTGTTCGAAGTTTTTGATAAGACGTTCAAGTCGAATGGAATTGAGGTCATCAAATTGCTCGGCGATGCGGATCTGAAGAGCAACGTCACCACGATGATCAAGGATGGAAAAGGCATCGCGCCCGGGACCAAACCATCGGGAGTTCCACAATTTCTCACGCCGCCTTCGAACCTGCAGCAATCAACTCCGATCTCCGCGGTCCCGCCCCCGATCGCTCCCACCGCGCACGTACCGACGCTTCAAGGCTCGCTGCGGCATCTGCAAATCATTCCGTCAACCGTCAGCAACGTCGCGGTGGAGATCCAGTCGTTTGCCGATCGCGCCGATCTCACCGAGGGGGCGCACCGATTGGATGTGGTTTTGGTCGGGCAATCGAATGAACTGACGCTCGGCTCATTCGATCCGGCCCATCAGACGTACGCACCCGATGCGAATCCATTGGGCTATGCGGCGCCGATCCAAAACGTCTCCTACCCCATCGATCCGGCGTCGGTCGATGCCGATGAGTTCTATCATGTGGAATTCCGCTATTTCGCTGACGGTGACGCCGGTGGCGAAGTCGTCGAATACCAGGTGTACGCGGTCGACATCACGATCCCCGAATCGAATTATGATCTCACGGCGCCGCTTGGCAGCCTGGACGATTCGACGTTGACCTTCGGGCCTGAGACCGGCCAATCGGCAGTCGGCACGCTGCTGCTGACCAACACTAGCGATGTCGCTCTGACGGTCAAACAGTTGGAACTCGTCGGCGAAGGGGTGGAAATTCTGTCGCCTGCCGACGGACCGTTCATCGTCGAGGCGGGCCAAGCGGTTGCTTTGGACCTTCGATTGATCGACGAAACCCAGGCTGCTGATGCCACCCTGCGGATCCACTCAAATGCCCCTGGGAAAACAGTTTACGAAGTTGCGTTGGTCTACGACCCCGCCGTTCCGGTCGACGTGACCCCGCCTGAAATGACCGCCCTGAACCTGCGAAGTTCCGCTTGGGAATCCGCTGATCCGTCCTTGCCGGTGACGGGTCCTTTCGGGGCATATGGAAACCTCGATCAAATCGAAGTCGTCTTTTCAGAAGCCGTCGATGTCGTCTCGGATGATGCCCGGCTTGTCGACGCGACCGGCAGCACGGTGGCGGTGTCGGCATTTCATTTCGCCCCCACGACCTTCACCGCGACCTGGACGCTCGCCAATCCTCTGCCGGCAGGGCATTACTCGTTGGAGTGGAACGGGGAGATCCATGACCGGTCGTCCAACGCCTTGGCGCCCCCCGAGCCAACGCCGCTGCCGATCGTCCCCGGTGATGCTAACGGAGACCGGATCACGAACTTTGAAGACTATGTCATCGTCAGCAACCATTTTGGACAGGACACCGACGGCGCCCTCGAAGGTGACTTTAACGGTGACGGCGTCACCGACTTCCTGGATTTCGTCACGCTGTCCAACCAATTTGGCACCGATCAAGCGGATTTGGCAGTGGTCAACTTGGCACCGGTGATTGAATCGATCGATGATCAATGGATGCTGGACGGCCAGACACTCAACCTGACCTTCAATGCCGGCGACGGAAATCCGTCGGACACGCTGACCTTTTCGCTGACCGATGCGCCGATCGGCGCCACGCTGAACGAACAAACGGGCGAGTTTCAATTCACAGCACCGACCGGCCAGGGTTTTGGCGAATACCCGGTCACGCTTCGAGTCACCGATGACGGTCAACCGGTTCGATGGACCGAAGCGTCATTCTTGATTGTTACCCAGCCTGTGAATGTCGCTCCGGTGATCGATCCCGTGACTCCCATGTCGGTTGAGCAAGGCGACCCGTTCTTGTATCGCATGACGGTCAGTGACGGGAACGAGCCGTTTGATACCTTCACATTCAGTTTGGACCAAGCCCCCGAGGGCGCGACGATCGATCCCGAGACCGGAAGCATTCGCTGGGAACCCGGATTCGATGTTCCTCCCGGTGACGTTCCGTTTACTGTTCGAGTCACCGACGGATTGACGCCGAACCTTGGCGACACGTTGACCTTCAATGTGACATTGACGGAATTCAATTTGCCTCCCACCCTGGATCCGATCGAGAACGTTGAGACCGACGAAGGGGAATTGGTCACCTTTACCGCAACCGCGTCGGATCCGAATGCCGGAACCGCCCTCCATTTCAGCCTGGACGGAGCGCCCGATGGTGCGTTCATCGACCCCAAGACGGGAACCTTCACTTGGACGCCCACCGAAGCGCAGGGGGCAGGGGATTATTACATCACGGTCGTCGTCACTGATAACGGCACACAGCCACGCAGCGACAGTGATCAACTGTTGGTTCAAGTCAGGGAACTGAATGTCGCTCCCGAGTTGGCAGCGATCGGGACACAATCGATCGAAGCCGGACAAACGCTCTCGTTTCTTGCAACGGCAACCGATGTGGATGTTCCAGAAAACAATCTGGTTTATTCGCTTGATGCCGGCGCGCCCGATGGGGTCATGATTGACCCGGCAACCGGAGAGATTCACTGGACGCCCGCGTTTGATCAAGTGGGGTCGTATCAAATCACCGTTCGAGTGACCGATGATGCGGCATCGCCGCTGGATGATTTTGAAACGGTTTCGATCGAGGTCACACCGGAAACACAACCACCCCTCATTTCCGCTTATCTGACGGAATCCTATCGAGATCCGAATACGGCGACCGATGCGGGCATCTCGGGGGGGGTGATTGATGTCAGTCCGATAGTGGAATTCGGTGCCGCATTTGGGAATCCACCGATCCAATCTTATGTCGACTTGCTTGACCGGTTGGATCTGGAATCCGAGTTCTATCTCGACGAGACGATTTTAGGGAACCTGAACGGAGCGGCGATCGAAGAAGGCACGCACACGATCCACTTCCGAGCAGTTGATTCACGCGGCAACACGACGCTTTTCGAATACACCTTTACGATCGATCAGACGCCGCCGACGTTGATGCTGGAAATCGATCCGTCCTATGATTCGGCGCCGCTGGGCGATCTGGAAACGAATTTTGAGAGCGTCACGCTGATCGCGCATACCGAACCCTTCGCATCTGTCTACCTGGACACCTCCCTTCCCATCGCCATCGCCGACGAATTCGGGATCATCCGCTACGAAGATTTTCGGTTGGAGTTGGGGCAGCGTGACTTTCAATCTTTTTTGGAGGACGTCGCAGGAAACACGGCGGAGATCGCGATAAGCATTACACGAATCACCGACAACGGCTGTGTTGGTCCCGACGGATTCGGTTACCAGGCCTGTGCAACCACTCCCGAGTTTATTGACATCTCGTCAACGGGAACTTCGGTATTGGCCGGTGCGCATCTGGATTCCGTCGAGCTGACCTCGGTTGACTTGGCTGGATTCCAGTTCGAATTCTATGGCGTCCCGGTCGATAATCTGTTCATCAACTCCAACGGATTGATCACATTCGAGGAAGCGTACACAGAATTCTACTCAGGCACCTGGTCCGGCCAGCAGCTATTCCAAGATCCCAACCAGTCGGCGATCGCGCCACTGTGGAACGACATCACGGTCGCAGGTGGAGTATCCAGCGCTGTTTTTTGGGAGCTCGTCGGTACAACCGGTAGTCGCGAATTGATCGTCCAGTGGGAGGATGTTAAGATCGGCTACAACTATGGTCGGGCAACCTTTCAAGCGGTTCTTCGCGAGCAGGATCATTCGATCCAGTTCAATTACCGGACCTTGACTCCCGGTGTATCGTTTGACCAGCTCCATGATTCAACCGTCGGCATCAAACCGCCGGGGTCCGGCTTGCCGCCGACATTGCGTTTGGCCTATGGATCCCTGCCCAATGAGCTCGTTGCCGAGGGAAGCAGCACGTTGATATCGGTGGTGCAGCCCGACACGATTCCCCCCTTGGTTGTGGTGGGATTAGCGAACGACAGCGGCGAGGACGCGTTCGATTCGATCACCAATGACGCAACGATCGAGGGCGGAATCTATGACTTCAATCCGATCGTCACCGTCGCAGCGGGACTGAACACAACGGTGGAAGCCGAATTCGTCGACATCCTCGGGGATCTACAACCGGACGGTTCGTTCCAACTGGATCTAGCGCGACTGGAGCAAATACTCGGTGGCTCGCTTGAGGATGGGTCACACACGCTAAGGCTTATCGCCGAAGATAGCTTGGCCAATCGCTCGGAGATTGCCTTTTCGTTTGTGTTGGACCGCGTCGGCCCGGTCATTTCCTCGTTGACGCTCGCTCAATCATCCGATTCGGAGCCGCTGGGTGACGGCAGAACGACCTTTCCGTTTGTCGAACTGGTCGGTCGTACCGAACCCGATGCTTTCGTCTCGCTTCCCAGCCATCCTGACCCCTATGGTGATTCCAACGAAGCAAACTCATTCGGCATCGCAAGGTTCTACAACATTTTGTTGCAACTGGGAACAAACGAGATCGTCTTTGAGTCAACGGATTTGGCGGGAAACGTCTCCCAGGAGGTTTTTGCGATTGAACGCGTCCCGAGAGCCAGCATTGGTCCCAATGGTTTTGGCTACGAGGCGTTCACTTCATCGACAAGCTTCGTAGACATCAGCGAGACCGGAACGCTTTTGAATCGCAGCACGATCGATTCAGCAACAGCACTATCGCCGGCCGAGCTGAACGGGTTTGAGTTCGAATTCTATGGGACGACCTACGACAGTCTTTATGTTTCCGACAACGGATTGATTACGTTTGGAAGCCCGAATTCCAATTCGTTCGGGAGTTTGTTTTCTACGGGCATGCCGAGTATTGCGCCATTGTGGGATTCGCTTCGGGTCACCTTCGTAGCCGGCAGCGGACTTTTCTATCAAGTCACTGGAACCGAAGGCGAACAAGAGTTGATCGTTCAGTGGAGCGATTATCAACTCGGCTTCGATGGGGGCGCGATCACCTTTCAAGCGATTCTTCACGAAGCCGATGGATCCATCGATTTCATCTACCCGGACTTGGAGACCTCCGGCCCTGGGCTTGCAGAACGCAACACGGCTGCCGGCATCTCGATCGGCGTTCCCTTCTCGTACGAAGAAGGCGCCCTCTTTTTGCTGCAGCAACAAGAGGGAGAAAACGAGTTTGTTGCGACAGGATCGAGCGTCCGCATCGCTTTGTCAGAACCGGATATTTTTGCTCCCTTGGTTGCGGCGAGTCTTTCCAACGACACCGGCGAATATGATTTCGATGGTCAAACCATGGACCCGTCGGTCAGCGGCTTCACATTAGATTCTAATGACGTCGTTGCCTTGCGTGCCGGTATCGACTCGCTCGACACGACAACCTACACGGACATCACGCCTTACCTTCAGCCCGACGGGAGCTTCGCGTTGGATGCCGAAGCGATGGAGCTGATTTTCGGCTCGACGATTCCGGACGGGATACATTTCTTCTATGTGACCGCTGAAGACGTGTTTGGCAACGTCTCCGATCCATCTAGCGTGCGGTTTGATCTCGATACGACGGCCTCCGCTCCCGCATTAAACATCGTCGCTGACTTCGACACCGAACCCTTGGGTGATTTGCAGACCCTGGCACTGATTGTTCGGATGGAGGGCCAATGGGAACCGTATTCGGAGGTCTATGTCCAGGAAATCGACGAGACGTTTTACCTGGATGATTCGGGTCATTTCGATTTTCGCGCCGAATTAGCCGTCGGACCGAATGGCTTCACCACCGAGTTCACGGATCCCGCTGGTAACGTCGGTACGCAAGTCACGACGGTCACGCGTATCCCACGAACCCAATTCGGTCCCGATGATTGGGGTTACGAAGCACACGCTGTTCAACCCATGTTCAACGACATTAGCGCGACGGGAACGAGTATTCTTGCCGACGCCGATGACGAAGTTCACGAACTCACTCCGACCGATCTCGGCGGATTTCAGTTCACGATGTATGGTTCCACTTTCGACGCCGTCTTTATCGATAGCAATGGAATCATCAAATTTGGATCGCACAACTTCAGTCAGTCCCAGGGTAACTTGCGTTCGACCTCCTTTTTCGGAGCCCCCGCCATCGCTCCGTTGTGGGATGATTTAGCGATTTCCGGCTCGCCAGAAAGTGCTTTGCTCTGGGAAGTCCAGGGAACGCCGGGAAATCGCGATCTGATCATCCAGTGGAACGAGGTCACGTATATGGGTGAAACCGGAACGATCACGTTCCAAGCAGTGCTTCACGAGGCCGATGGTTCGATCGATTTTAACTATCTGGATATCGATAGCGACGGCGCCTCAAGCGGAGGAGCAGAAGCGAATGTCGGGATCAATAGCGATTACGTCTTCGATACCGACGAGATCGTTCAAGCGTTTCGGACAGGGTTGACGCCCGTTTTCCGTGACGGGCCCAACGAGTTTGCAGGTTCGGGATTGAGCACACAGATCCGGCTTGTGAACCCGGATTCAGTTGGCCCCATGATGACCGTAATGCTGGCGAATGATTCCAATGGGTACCGAGGGGGCAACGACGGAATCACCAATGATTCCTCCGTGCGGGGCATCGTCGTCGACGCCAGCGGGATCAACGTTCTGCGAGCGGGGTTCAACGAGACCTTGCCCATAGACTTTGTCGATATTTTGAGTGACCTGCGGGCCGATGGCAGTTTCTTGTTGGATGCCAACCGGATCGATCAGATTCTTGGGAGCGGATTGCCCGATGGCGTCCACACGCTTCACCTCTACGCCGAAGATGCGTTGGGGAATCCCGCCGCGTTTGATCTCCAATTCGAGTTTGACACTCAAGCACCAATTGTCACGGGACTCGGCTTAAGCGCGGCGACAGATTCTTTCCCGCTTGGAGACGATCAAACCACGATTCCGATGGTGGAAATCATCGGCCAATCCGAGTCGTTTCAGTATTTCATCATCGAAGAGAATGGGATTCTTGGATTCGCTGATACCGACGGAAATCTTCAATTCTCCAACGTTCCGATTTATCCCGGTCAAAATGAATTCACGATTTCCGCCACCGACAATTCGGGCAATACGGCGACCTATTCGATCACACTGACTTTGGTGATTGCGGCCGGTCCTGACGGATTCGGTTACGAAGCGTACACCGTCCCCTTCAACTATTATGAAACTGGCTTGAGTTCGTTTCGACGTCTCAGTGATGGGGTGGACAGTTACGCCGAGTACGACTTCGCACCGCACAATTTCGAATTCGAATTCTATGGCGTGACCTACGATCGAATTTATGTCAACGCGGATGGATTCCTTTCTCTCGAGCACCCGGGTGCGGCAGCCTTCAATCAGCCCATCATTTCACCACTCGAGTCGGCTTACGTGCTCGACCAGGAACATCCGTATGAAGGGACCGTCAACTACGGGATGATCGGTGAAGTTGGTTCGCGAAAGGCTGTGATCGAGTGGGAGGACCTCTGGTCGGTCTTCAATAACTCTCTCGAACCAGTCACCTTTCAAGTCGCCTTGCATGAGGCAGATGGGACGATCGAGTTTAATTACAAACGGATGGCTCACGACGATCCCAGTCAAACATTGTTCGGCGACACCTTCATCAAGGCAGACGGTCAACAGCAGTCGGGAGAATCAATTTTGACGCTACGCGAAGGCGGGCCTCCCGATCAATTTGTCGGGAGCGGAAAGAGCATTCTGATCGTTCTGCCTTCGTCGCCCCCTCCCCCTCCAGCGGAAACCTGGACACCGGACAC